The genomic region CGGTGGGCGCGACAAGTGCCGTGCGGGGCACACGAGGAGAGCCTCGTCACTCCCGTGCATGAACGCGGTGACAGAGGTCACTCGCACTTCGTGTGCACGGATTGGCTGATTCCGTCGTCTCTTCCAGTGCCCGGCCTCATCCGCCCGGAAGTGTCCCGTCCAGCCGTCACAAGGGAGCAAGGCGTTGTCCATCGTCATCGAGCAGCCCGTGGAGGCCCGCCTCGTCGCCGCCGCGCCGCGTATGCCGAGCATTCCCGCGACGCTCCACTACGACCGGCGTGATCCGTTCGCCGTCCGTATGACCTTCCCCGCCCCGGCCACGCTGGAGGGTGTCGAGGTCTGCTGGACCTTCTCCCGCGAGCTGCTCGCCGCGGGCCTCAGGAACGCCGAGGGCCACGGCGACGTGCGGGTGCGGCCGTACGGGTACGACCGCACGGTGCTGGAGTTCCACGCCCCCGAGGGCACCGCCGTGGTGCACGTCCGCTCCGGCGAGGTGCGCCGGTTCCTGGAGGCCACGAGCGAGCTGGTGCCGGTCGGCCTGGAGCACCTCCAGCTGGATCTGGACCACGACCTGGCGGAGCTGATGCGGGACGCGTGCTGAGCTGCGCGGGCCGGGCTAACGTTCCCGCTCCAGCAGGGCGTTGACCTCGCCGTAGTCGAGTCCGTCCGCCAGTGACCGGTACGTCCCCGTGTCCAGCAGCTCCCGCGCGGCCCGGCGGACCAGGGCGTGGGCGGCCTGGGCGATGCCCGAGCCCACGCTGACCCGGGCGGCGCCCAGGGCGGCCAGTTCGGCGACCGTCGGTGCGCCGGGTCCGGCCATGACGTTCAGCGGCCCGTCGACGCCGTCCGCCAGCTCCTTGACGATCCCCGGGTCGACGGCCCCGGGGACGAAGATCCCGTCGGCACCGGCGGCGCGGAAGGCGGCGGCCCGTTCCAGGGTGAGGTCGACTCCCCCGACGCCGCTCAGGAAGGTGTCCGTCCGGGCGTTGACGAACAACGGCACGCCCGCCGCGTCGGACGCCTCACGGACGGCGGCGATTCGCTCGGCCTGCTCGCCGACGTCCCGCAGCGGACCGCCCGTTCCGGCGCCGTAGCGCGCGTCCTCGATGTTCACGCCCACCGCTCCTGCGGCGATAACGGCGCGGACGGTGCCGGCGAGGCCCTCGGTGTCCTCGGCGTAGCCGCTTTCGATGTCCGCCGTCACGGGGACGGTCACGGCCTCGGCGATGCGGGCGACGGCGGCGAGGGCCGTGGGGCGGTCCACCCGCTCGCCGTCCGGCGCGCCGAGCGCCCAGACGAGCCCGGCGCTGGTCGTCGCCACCGCTGCGGCACCGGCGTCCTCGACGAGGCGGGCGCTCACCGCGTCCCAGGCATTGGGCAGGACCAGCGGGGATCCGGGGATGTGCAGGGCACGGAAGGCCAGGGCTCGGTCGGTCTGGTTCGTCATGCGGGCAACTCAACCAGCGGCTGACGGGCCGTGGCCGGCAGGAATCCGACGTGGACGTGGGTCAGGGCAGAGCGGTTGCCGTCACCGTCGCGGCCAGTGCCGTACGGATCTCGCGGACGATCTCCCCGAGCCCGGGCACCGACCACACCCCACGCTCCGCCAGCTCGCGCACGCGCTGCTCGTGGGCGCGGACGTCCTCTCCGGGGAGCAGTTCCGCCGAGGCGGCCAGCGTCGCCACGGCCGCGTCCCGCTCGGAGACGCCGGCGACCGGCAGCGGGCCCCGGAGGATCCCACGCGTCTCCTCCCGCAGCGCCTCCACGGCGGCGACGCGCTCCAGCGCGTACTCCACGGACGGGAACACCCCGAGGACCCGCTTCTTCTCCGCCCGCAGATACCCCTCGGCCACCA from Streptomyces chartreusis NRRL 3882 harbors:
- a CDS encoding SsgA family sporulation/cell division regulator; protein product: MSIVIEQPVEARLVAAAPRMPSIPATLHYDRRDPFAVRMTFPAPATLEGVEVCWTFSRELLAAGLRNAEGHGDVRVRPYGYDRTVLEFHAPEGTAVVHVRSGEVRRFLEATSELVPVGLEHLQLDLDHDLAELMRDAC
- a CDS encoding isocitrate lyase/PEP mutase family protein — encoded protein: MTNQTDRALAFRALHIPGSPLVLPNAWDAVSARLVEDAGAAAVATTSAGLVWALGAPDGERVDRPTALAAVARIAEAVTVPVTADIESGYAEDTEGLAGTVRAVIAAGAVGVNIEDARYGAGTGGPLRDVGEQAERIAAVREASDAAGVPLFVNARTDTFLSGVGGVDLTLERAAAFRAAGADGIFVPGAVDPGIVKELADGVDGPLNVMAGPGAPTVAELAALGAARVSVGSGIAQAAHALVRRAARELLDTGTYRSLADGLDYGEVNALLERER
- a CDS encoding GOLPH3/VPS74 family protein, which codes for MPDGPLSLPARLCLLAWDPARPAGTGSAHLSGPVRAGALTELARHGLLVDEDGIATPVDLDSRTGDAVLDGLLELVRESCPHPWRTWVTLRSRVTLDAVRAQLVAEGYLRAEKKRVLGVFPSVEYALERVAAVEALREETRGILRGPLPVAGVSERDAAVATLAASAELLPGEDVRAHEQRVRELAERGVWSVPGLGEIVREIRTALAATVTATALP